A segment of the Chrysiogenia bacterium genome:
CAGAACCTTGATACCAAGGCCTTCCTGCTGACCAATACGGTGATGGGAATCTTTCTGGGTGTGGCGACAGGGTTGCCCGAGGGAGTCACCGAGGAAGATCTCATCGATGAGATTGTCACCGCGGCCCAAACCCTGCTGGGAATCCAGAAACCCGACTGAAAGGCCGGTTCAGGCGATCGCTTTGCTTTCCTTCAGGGAAGCAATCTCATCTGCCGAGAAGCCACACTCGCCCAGCACATCATCGGTTTGAGCCCCGGCCTTGCCCGGCGCTCCCTGAATGGCGCCCGGGGTTCTGGAAAACCGCGGGGCAGGTGCCGGCTGCGTAACTCCGCCAACTTCCACGAAGGTCTCACGCGCAATGTTGTGGGGGTGTTTGGGGGCTTCATCGAAGTTGAGCACCGGTGCAAAGCACGCATCGGTGCCCTCCATCAGCTCGCACCACTGATCGCGGGTCTTTCCCTTGAAGACGGCCACCAATTTTTCTTTGAGCTCTGGCCATTTGGGCGGGTTCATCTGGCCCTTAAAGGCAGGATCGGTGAGCTGCGCCTTCTCCATGAGCAATGCATAGAATTGTGGTTCGATAGAACCAATGGCCACCCATTTGCCGTCGGCACACTCGTAAGTCTCGTAAAAGTGCGCGCCGGTATCCAGAAGATTCGTCCCGCGCTTGTTGCTCCAGGTGCCCATGCCGTGAAAGCCGTACATCATGGCCATGAGCAGCGCCGAGCCGTCCGTCATGGCCGCATCAACCACCTGCCCCTTGCCGGATTTCTGGGCTTCGAGCAGCGCGGCAACGATACCCAAAGCGAGCAGCATCCCGCCGCCGCCAAAATCCCCCACCAGGTTGAGCGGCGGTACCGGTTTTTCACCGGCGCGCCCGATTGCATGCAGGGCACCGCTGAGCGCGATGTAGTTGATGTCATGGCCCGCGGCCTTCTCAATGGTACCGTGCTGGCCCCAGCCGGTCATGCGACCATAGACGAGCTTCTCGTTGCGCGCCTGGCAGACATCCGGCCCCAATCCGAGTTTCTCCATCACCCCGGGACGAAAGCCCTCGAACAGGGCGTCGCACTTCTCTGCCAATCGCAGCACGGTTTCTACGCCGTCGGGATTCTTGAGGTCCACGGCAATCGAGCGCCTCCCGCGGCTGAGCACGTCGAACTTGTTGCCGCTGCCGCGCGCGCTCGCGCGGTCCACGCGAATTACTTCCGCGCCCAGGTCGGAGAGAATCATTCCGCAAAACGGGCCGGGCCCGATGCCTGCAATTTCAAGAATTCGATAGCCTTCAAGTGGTCCCATCAATGTTGCTCCTCATGACTGTGCGGGCTAGGCCGCGCGCTCCAGACGTCGACGGGCAGTCTCGTATTCCTCGACAAATCGGCCGACCAGATCTTTCGTGCTCAACACGCGATCGATGGCACCGATCCCCTGCCCTGATCCCCAGATCTCTTTCCAGACTTTCGGCCCGCCCTTTGGCGCGGTTTTGATCGCGGCCTTTTCGCCCTGTCCCTTGGTTGTCAGTTCGCCGGGGTCCATGCCGGACCGCGTGATCGAGGGGAGCAGATAGTTCCCGTTCACCCCCGTAAAGTAGTCGGTATAGACGATGTCTCCGGAATCGCACTTTGTGATCATGGCCTTGTAGTCGTCCACGGCGTTGGCTTCCTCGGTAGCAATGAATGCCGAGCCGATATAGGCAAGATCAGCTCCGATTGCTTGCGCCGCCAGGATTGCGTGCCCCGATGCAATGCTACCCGAGAGGGCAAGCGGGCCGTCGAACCAGGTCCGAATTTCCTGGATCAGTGCAAATGGCGAGGTGACACCGCCATGGCCCCCGGCGCCCGCGGCGACCGCAACGAGGCCGTCCGCGCCCTTCTCGATGGCCTTTTTGGCAAACCTGTTATTGATGACATCATGCAACACGATGCCACCGTAAGAATGTACCGCCTCGTTGACTTCCTCCATCGCCCCCAGGGAAGTGATGACAATCGGCACCTTGTATTTCACGCACAGTTGCAAGTCTTCCTGCAAACGCTTGTTGGTCTTGGGGTTGACGATCAGGTTTACCGCATAGGCCGCATCCTGGCCGCCAAGTTCCTTATTGATTCGAACCAGCCATCGCTCGAATTCCCCCTCCCCGCGTGCATTGAGGGCCGGGAATGATCCGATCACTCCGGATTTGCACTGCTCGATCACCAGTTCGAGACCCGAAACGATGTACATCGGTGCCGCGATGACCGGAACCTTCAGATTTTTCTTGAGTACTGTCGGCAACTTCATTGATAGCTCCTATTTCCCCTTGAAAACGGGCTGGCGTTTCTTGAACAGGGCCCGGATCGCCTCCTGGGCGTCTTCGCTCCTCGCGCCGCGCTCGACAAAGAGATTCTCGGCGCAAAGCTGGGACTCCAGATCGATTCCCAGCCCCGCCCGACTTACCAGTTTCTTGATATGTCGCAGTGCCAGCGGCGCGGCAGACGCGATCTTTTTGCAGTATTCCATGAACGCGTCTTCGAAGCCCTCGGCATCCACCACCTCGCCGATTAGACCGACCTTGAGCGCTGCCTGCGCATCAAGAGTCTTCTGTTCCAGCAGGAATCGCATCGCCTGCTCATGCCCAATGGCCTGGGGCAGCGTCCACGAAAGCCCCGCATCCGGAGAAAGCCCTACGCGGGCATATCCGGGGTTGAAGGTCGCGGACGAGCTGGCGATCCGCATGTCCGCCAGCATGGCCAGGGCCACGCCGCCACCGACTGCGAGCCCATTGATACCCGCGATTACCGGTTTGTCGCACTCCACGCGAATTGCGAGCGCAAGCCGCCCGACGAATCCCAGATCGTCGAGCTTGTCGCGCTTGAAGTCGGAAGCTTTGCTGTCGCCCAGGTCAGCACCAGCACAGAACCCACGCCCTGCGCCGGTTATACCCACAACCCGCACTTCTTCATCATGGGTTGCCGCCTGAACAGCCTCGATCAGAGCCTTGAGCAACTCTGCGTTGATGCCGTTCATCTTGTCCGGGCGATTGAGACGCAGCACGCGCACCCCCTCGCTCGTTTCCTGTAGGATCACCGGGTCAGAACTGGCCATTTGTCATGCTTTCATTTGTATCGAAGTCCGGACAGATGCCTTAGCGATGGCCTTGTGCATCGTCGATCTTGATAATCGCGCCGGTCACGCACTCGGATGATGGCGAAACCAGAAAGAGCAGCGTGCTGTCCATTTGAGCCGGATGGCAGATTCGCTTTCTGGGGTATGCCCCGGATATGTCTCCGACCCTCTCGATCAGGCCGTCGAGCATTTCCGTCGAAAATGCGCCGGGCGCAATGCAGTTGACGTTGATTCCAAACCTCGCCCATTCCAGCGCCAGCACTTCGGTCATCCGTGCAACGCCGGCCTTGGTGGTCGAGTAGAGTGAAACAGCGGACTGCGGTCCCGCGTCAAATGCCGCAATCGAAGAAATATTCACGATGCGACCGGGCAGTTTCATTTCCATGAGCCGGCGGGCAATTTCACAAGAGAGGATGTAGGGCCCCTTGAGGTTGACATCGACCAGGTTGTCGATGAGCTCGTCCGACATCTTGGTCGCCCGCTGGGCATCGGGGACGCCCGCATTGTTCACAAGAATCGTAATCGGGCCGAGCTTTTCCTCGGCAGCAGCCACCACAGAGCGGATGCTCTCACGGTCCATCATGTCCAGGCGAAACGGCTCGCAGGCTCCGCCGTCGTCGCGAATTTCCTTGGCCAGGCTTTCGAGCCTTTCCACCCGGCGGCCGGTCAAAATCACTTTTGCCCCACACTTTGCCAGCACCCGGGCAAAGCGATTCCCCAGACCCGAGGTCGTGCCGGTAACCATTGCGACCTGATCGGAGAGATCGAGCGAGAAATTGGGAGTTGAATACTCGTTCACTGCTGTTCCTGTTCCTTAGGACTCTACGAATACTTGTTCGAGGTCCACTTTTCTGATCTTGCCCGCATCGTTCTTGGGCAGTTTTTCAATGAATTTGACCGCCTTGGGCAGTTTGAAGCCATAGAGCCCCTTGTCCTTGCAATAGGCGATCACTTCGTCTGTTGGAATTTCGTTGCCATCCACGCTCTGGATAATTGCGCCGGGCACTTCGCCCAGATCCTCATCCGGCACCTTGACCACCGCCACGTCCATAATGTTGGGATGAGTCTTCAGCACCTCTTCGATTTCCGGCGGGAAGATGTTGACGCCTCCGGAGATGATCATGTCCTTGCTGCGGGACGTGAGATAGAGGTAGCCATCCTCGTCGAAGTAGCCCAGGCAACCGTCGTCGTACCAGTAGAGCCCGTCGACCTCGGTAAAGGCGTTGTCCATTTCATTGGAGTTGCCATACTGCACGCGATACATGCGAATATTGCGCACCAGGACGTGTCCGACCTCGCCGGGCTTGCACCAGCGCCGTTCATCGGGGTCGTAGATCCGGCAGACCGACCCAGAGGGCTTGCCAACACTCTTGTAACGCTGCGGATTCGCCTCGTAGTCCTCGGGCGTGAGGACTGTGATGATCGCCGCCTCGGAAGAGCCGTAATATTCGTGAAAGACGTTGCCCTTGGCACCCTGTTTCTTGAACAGTGCGTTGATGTCCCGCTTGACATAGTCCGGACAGGGCGCGGCCGCGCACAGAATCACCTTCATGCTGGAAAGGTCGTATTTGTTCGTGATCTCATCGGGAAGTTTCAACACCCGCTCCAGCATCGTTGGCGCGACGAAGGTGTAATTTACCTTCTCCTTCTC
Coding sequences within it:
- a CDS encoding CoA transferase — translated: MGPLEGYRILEIAGIGPGPFCGMILSDLGAEVIRVDRASARGSGNKFDVLSRGRRSIAVDLKNPDGVETVLRLAEKCDALFEGFRPGVMEKLGLGPDVCQARNEKLVYGRMTGWGQHGTIEKAAGHDINYIALSGALHAIGRAGEKPVPPLNLVGDFGGGGMLLALGIVAALLEAQKSGKGQVVDAAMTDGSALLMAMMYGFHGMGTWSNKRGTNLLDTGAHFYETYECADGKWVAIGSIEPQFYALLMEKAQLTDPAFKGQMNPPKWPELKEKLVAVFKGKTRDQWCELMEGTDACFAPVLNFDEAPKHPHNIARETFVEVGGVTQPAPAPRFSRTPGAIQGAPGKAGAQTDDVLGECGFSADEIASLKESKAIA
- a CDS encoding nitronate monooxygenase produces the protein MKLPTVLKKNLKVPVIAAPMYIVSGLELVIEQCKSGVIGSFPALNARGEGEFERWLVRINKELGGQDAAYAVNLIVNPKTNKRLQEDLQLCVKYKVPIVITSLGAMEEVNEAVHSYGGIVLHDVINNRFAKKAIEKGADGLVAVAAGAGGHGGVTSPFALIQEIRTWFDGPLALSGSIASGHAILAAQAIGADLAYIGSAFIATEEANAVDDYKAMITKCDSGDIVYTDYFTGVNGNYLLPSITRSGMDPGELTTKGQGEKAAIKTAPKGGPKVWKEIWGSGQGIGAIDRVLSTKDLVGRFVEEYETARRRLERAA
- a CDS encoding enoyl-CoA hydratase/isomerase family protein — translated: MASSDPVILQETSEGVRVLRLNRPDKMNGINAELLKALIEAVQAATHDEEVRVVGITGAGRGFCAGADLGDSKASDFKRDKLDDLGFVGRLALAIRVECDKPVIAGINGLAVGGGVALAMLADMRIASSSATFNPGYARVGLSPDAGLSWTLPQAIGHEQAMRFLLEQKTLDAQAALKVGLIGEVVDAEGFEDAFMEYCKKIASAAPLALRHIKKLVSRAGLGIDLESQLCAENLFVERGARSEDAQEAIRALFKKRQPVFKGK
- a CDS encoding SDR family NAD(P)-dependent oxidoreductase translates to MVTGTTSGLGNRFARVLAKCGAKVILTGRRVERLESLAKEIRDDGGACEPFRLDMMDRESIRSVVAAAEEKLGPITILVNNAGVPDAQRATKMSDELIDNLVDVNLKGPYILSCEIARRLMEMKLPGRIVNISSIAAFDAGPQSAVSLYSTTKAGVARMTEVLALEWARFGINVNCIAPGAFSTEMLDGLIERVGDISGAYPRKRICHPAQMDSTLLFLVSPSSECVTGAIIKIDDAQGHR
- a CDS encoding AMP-binding protein, translating into SPEFIDVVKEMEPKLESSPTLVCTGPGDLSAHYCTLDSLLQGAKPALPAALSGSVGLPVMPFSGGSTGVPKFVTEAGAKGKNNPRMKGMDAASLKSLQAKLVGGLARLGFWSIPGPIVSMIPGPLYHAGPQTAVLPLFFGSTIVPMRKFDAEEFLKLIEKEKVNYTFVAPTMLERVLKLPDEITNKYDLSSMKVILCAAAPCPDYVKRDINALFKKQGAKGNVFHEYYGSSEAAIITVLTPEDYEANPQRYKSVGKPSGSVCRIYDPDERRWCKPGEVGHVLVRNIRMYRVQYGNSNEMDNAFTEVDGLYWYDDGCLGYFDEDGYLYLTSRSKDMIISGGVNIFPPEIEEVLKTHPNIMDVAVVKVPDEDLGEVPGAIIQSVDGNEIPTDEVIAYCKDKGLYGFKLPKAVKFIEKLPKNDAGKIRKVDLEQVFVES